Proteins encoded together in one Chloroflexota bacterium window:
- a CDS encoding dienelactone hydrolase family protein — translation MNVRDMANAGKNGAGQDTSLRDYILEEFIEDYQEGEINRREALQRIAGITGSVALASSILAACGAPEEQEAAPDSATESAAEQPSPTTEMAASEDLPPGVTVSPDDPSIDARAVEIAVGDVTLLGYLAGPAGDGPFPGVLVCHENRGLNEHIRDVARRFGRDGYVALALDMLSRQGGTEAAGGASSAPGLLSNIPPQQFVDDFMAGLQFLQSQAFVAPNRLGMTGFCFGGGVTWRCATQISELKAAVPFYGPNPPLADVPNIQAAVLAIYAEQDRRINAGIEAIEAAMQEHDKTFQKIIYPNANHAFHNDTSSRYHAESANDAWKQMLSWFAEHV, via the coding sequence ATGAACGTGCGAGATATGGCAAATGCAGGGAAGAATGGCGCCGGTCAGGATACCAGCTTGCGCGATTACATTCTCGAAGAGTTCATAGAAGACTATCAAGAGGGTGAGATCAACCGGCGGGAAGCGCTCCAGCGCATCGCGGGGATCACCGGCAGCGTGGCCCTTGCCAGTAGCATCCTCGCGGCCTGCGGGGCTCCGGAAGAGCAGGAAGCTGCCCCGGATTCTGCCACGGAATCCGCAGCCGAGCAACCTTCGCCAACGACAGAAATGGCAGCCTCGGAAGACTTGCCGCCAGGCGTTACTGTGTCTCCGGACGATCCTAGCATCGATGCACGTGCGGTAGAGATCGCAGTAGGAGACGTGACGCTGCTTGGGTACCTGGCCGGCCCGGCTGGCGACGGCCCGTTCCCCGGCGTGCTGGTGTGCCACGAAAACCGGGGGTTGAATGAGCACATTCGGGACGTTGCCCGACGATTCGGCAGAGACGGCTACGTGGCGCTTGCGCTCGACATGCTATCGCGGCAAGGCGGCACGGAGGCGGCCGGTGGTGCTTCCAGCGCACCTGGGCTGCTGAGTAACATCCCGCCGCAGCAATTCGTGGATGACTTCATGGCCGGGCTGCAATTCCTGCAGTCCCAGGCATTTGTAGCACCCAACCGCCTTGGCATGACCGGCTTCTGTTTCGGCGGCGGCGTCACCTGGCGCTGCGCCACACAGATCTCAGAGTTAAAAGCGGCCGTGCCGTTTTATGGACCGAATCCGCCCCTGGCAGATGTACCGAACATCCAGGCGGCAGTACTTGCCATCTACGCTGAGCAAGACCGGCGCATAAACGCCGGTATCGAGGCGATTGAAGCTGCGATGCAGGAGCACGACAAGACCTTCCAAAAGATCATCTACCCCAACGCCAACCACGCGTTCCACAACGACACCAGTTCGCGCTATCATG